The genome window GTACTTTGGATAAGTCACTGTAACGCAACACACTGACTATATAGTTCCTACCTGGTGCTATTTAGAGAATTATGGCACgtaaatgaataattattgcaataaaaaagaataataaattaatttaaaaaaatatggccTGAATATGTGTCAACCTCTGcttcatattttgttttatccaCTTCTATCCTCCACATTTAATACTTCCGGTCTGTAATTGCTTTCAATGCCATTAAACGCCATAgaaatattattgttgttgttgttgttgttcatattCACTGTCTAAGTTGAATAAATATCAGTGGTGGTGTGACTGCATTTACGGGTCGGTAGTTTACCAGTCGAACTAGTCGAACACATTTCAGGGTGACATTAAAATCTGATCTGTAAAAGTAATGATGGGACTCGTTCCGACGGTCTGGCGCTGATGAGTCAAATCCGTGTTCTTACATATCAGCGCGCTAGCGTTACTCAGCTCCACGCGAGAGTTTACTTACTGGGTAGAAGTCGGTAAGTTAGCGATGTTAACGCGGGGTTAGCTCAGTTAAATGATTAGGGCAGTGGCTTATGTTTAGTTTGGGGAGTATTTTTACGTTGTGTTTGGTGTTTCCTTCTGCTAACGTCCTTTCTCACGCAGGTGAGATGTTGAGTCCCAAGCTGCTGACGCTGGTGCTGGTGGTCCAGCCGGGCAAAGTGCTGCTGGGCATGAAGAAGAGGGGGTTCGGGGCTAGCAGGTGGAACGGTTTTGGTGGCAAAGTCGAAGCTGGAGAAACAATTGAATGTGCTGCTAGGAGGTAAATCCagatttaaagtggaaaaataaagtttttattcACCTGTTTGTGTTCTACTAAAAAGTCCATGGTTCCCAAACTGTGGTACACTTACCATCAGTGgcacacaagcttcctctggtggtacttggaggaaaatcagaaatagtatagctgactttgcttggcCTGTTTACAACAATGTATTtcaacgttggtgataatggtgttacttagAGAAcgcagtattttctcaggtggtagttgattaaaaaagtttgagaaccactgttacAAGTATTTAAACACGACTAGAAAGCTGTGGAGCTGTCCTATGGCATTGAATCAAAGTCAATATTTATTGCACTTTTGCATTTGAAAAAGTCAGTTGACAAAAAACCAAACCCTGTGAATTGATGAGTAATTAAAATAACTTACAGTaaggaaaacatttgaaagGTAGGTACACCATATCACCCTTTAAAAGCCTTATTGAGATTCAAAAATCTAATTTCCAAGAGCCAAGAAGGCAGCACAACAGTCACAGATTACAACTCAAACAGATTTATACAACTATTATACACAACATCGATACCATTGTCTGTTTTATCAGCTCATCCAGTGTAAAACCCGGGCTTGATTTCTGAACCATCATTTCAGGTGATTTAAATCCAAATGTTATTGTTCACTGGTTCTCTGTGGCTTCTCGTCGTCTCCACATCAACAAGTACACTCATCTGTAACAACATTAATACCCGTTACCTGTTTTTTGAAGCAAAACACTTCGACTAAGGAGCGAACTGAATACAGTGCATGTGTTTTAATTGAAGCACTGTTTTGGgactttgtgttgtgtgttagataaaatgaatgaatgttgagtCTGAGCAATGTGTGGTCAATCATGCGCAGGAAATTTGTTTTGAAGCCGAAGGAAGGAAGTGCTGAAGGCAAAGAGGCTCATTCCTGAGCTTGTTTCTCTCaaatgtggaaaagaaaaaaaacagagctgctTTGTGAGGAACAATAAAGAAGGCTACATAAATCAGAAATACCTCAAGATAATTTGAGTTACCCTTTGCAGTAAATGAACCTTGGATAATCTGGAGTGTTCAGGATAATCCTGATCTGTGTTTCATTGCAAATTCCTTCTGTCGTGACTGCTGCGTTGTTAATTtagcaaaataattaaaagaaagtaTAATGAATTAAAAGACTGTGACAGAATCCATTTGCTCCACTGGCGCTGCTCTACAGCTTCACATGGATTTAAATAGGTCTGTCAAAATcgtaaatgtgatttttaactTGTGTGCAAAAATCAAGACATtcatctctttatttattttaaaaatgactttaaagagGGGAAACTAAAAGATCAACTGAGCTCGAGCTTGTGGTGCTGGgatatttctgtctttgtgaggaaaCCATAGAAATAAAACCGACGAGCAAAAGTTTGTAGCGTGACCTTAGTTTAATTTCTTtgatcttttcatttttaagagAATTGCTTGAAGAGAGCGGCCTCACGGTCGATGCTCTCGAGAAGATCGGAAACATCAAGTTCGAGTTTGTCGGAGAAACGCAGCTACTCGACGTCCACGTTTTCAGAGCGGACGCCTACAATGGAGAACCAACAGAGTCGgatggtatgttttttttttgtctgcagcacattaaacatgtttccatgcacagttctGTCAAGCTATGGTTGTAGCTTTACGACACTTTACAGTTAAGCAGGGAAATccatttattgaatgaagtagCAGAGGGGAGAATTGTGATTCTCTTTTTATGACcattttttatcatatttctACATGCTTGATGAACTGAAAGTTTACCTCAGCAAGTATTAGAAGTTGTATTTTCCAGtcttttgaaaaaacatttttaatttgaaggcCCTcgtcctgttttattttgttttttcatacaTCACTCGCTCAGTGAACACTGAATCGataaagcttgtttttttttatactttattttctaCTTGTCCTGATTTCTGTTATTAGCAGGGGCAGTTAAATGAAGCAGTTAACTTTGCATGTTATGCGCCTGTCCCTTTCGATTTAGATAAATATGCATTGGAAATGCATTTAGGAAATATGACTCGTGGGTTCTAAATTGTCatctattttaataattgatgattctttttagagttttttttttattaattaaacaaGCTCTCGCAggatttcagcttcttcaatgtgaatattttccagtttgacaaagaaatcattaaaactgaaaaagaaatttggtttgtggacaaaacatttgaCAACGTCATTatttcgaggtttgggaaacaccaatcaacatttttgacattttatggaccaaagaaatactagattaatcaagaaaataatcgctCTTCATTCAATTTTGAtttgaggagaaaaaagaaaatgacccaGCCCTAGTAAGAAGTGTTTCAGGTGGTTGACCCATTACATCACAGACAATAACAGCTTACACTGGCAGCGAGTTGGtcgccattttgtgtctttgtgcatcGTCAACCCTTCTTTCCGGGTCAAAGCCTGGGGGCAGCAATTTTGGAGCTTAAACTTTTAAAAGTCCACTTTAAGTCAAACTTAACtgaataatatttgttttacttttatgttaTGTAAACACGCTCACTGAATTATGGGCAGCAACCGTGCAGTAATCAGTGTTTGGAGTTGAACTGGGTGGACGTTTGTGGACCGAACCACAGCTCAGAAAAATCCGCAGTGAAGAGTCTGGAGGGAAAGACAAGTCAGGAAGGCAGACGGTGAACAGATAAGAGGAGGAAATGAAGTCAAAGGTTTGTAGGTCGTGATTAAGCTCTGAATCATTTGTTATCCCGTCCCCTGGACAAAGAGATAAAATTGCAAGTGCAAGAAAAGCCCAGGAAAAtaagttgttttatttgaagttgTTGATGCCAAAGTTGAACTGAGTGAAGAAAACAGTTTTGAGTTtacagctgctgtcagtgtgtcacattGGTTAAACTGTGTTCTAAATAGCTCTTTATTCCTTTCCTGAGACAAAAGACGACATTGCTGGGAGTACGTTTAATTTAAGTGAGACTTTAAAGTctgatttttggtgattttaaatgattttcctCTCCCTTCACTGTAGCTCAGCAGGGAAACAAAGAGGatttatttactcatttgtACTTTAACGACTATAACTTTAAAAGACATGGATTGTCTGCTACAGGAGTCCATTGCACAGAATGACAGTAGTATATTGTCTTTCCTCCCGTCTCTCGCATTATTGTTgagctttaaaaaagaaaacaggatttCATCAAttaacatgtgaacatgtgactgtTGTAGGACAACACACTTCCTTGAGCGGAACTTTCCATTCAAAAGCACACTTTTTCCTTGTAGAGAAGTGTGTCCGTTATAAAATGTTTAagttataatgttataaatcTTTAGTTAAGAAGTTTTAAAGAGAAAGCTCAGACTGGTGACCTTTCAAAGATTAATTTTGCCTCTCCTCATTTCCCAGAAATGAGGCCtcagtggtttgaatgtgacaAAATCCCCTTCAGCCAAATGTGGCCCGATGACATCCTGTGGTTCCCCTTGATGCTCCAGAGGAAGAAATTTGTGGGTTATTTCAAGTTCCAGGGTCACGACACGATTCTCAGCCACACGCTGAAAGAGGTGGAGGAGCTCTGAGATTACCTGGGTGGTGCCGACGACGTGGGACCAAGCCAACCTTTCTGACATTTAATCCTGAATGTTCTTGTTCCAGCTGTGGGAGGAAATAGATCTTGCACGTTTAAGAACCATGTAACTGTACATTGTCCATACAGTCTGTGTCTTTAAGTAGCCACGGTACAACaaatcaaatgtcttttttcaattctgccattttattttttaattatatataggATTTAACATCATTGAGCAAGGATCTTTATTCTTCTGtgataaaatatttacaatatctACAGTTTTAAATTTGACCGGGTTTCATGTTCTGTGTAAGTTACACATAAATTGAATTTTGTCCCTTcttgtttacatttaatgttcaaataaatgtgtgtgcattattgttttaatgccaaatagattaaaaaaaacaatcaaataattTCAGGTTGTGTCATAATGTGCACAATATCACACATTTAACGTGATATCGGCATCGGTGAAGACTCGTGTATGGATTGATGTACGGTGTTTAAAACTGTGTGGGGTGATTCCgtccacttgtgtgtgtttaagtgaatTCACACCATTCATCTTTGGTagtgaatgtgttattttatagtGTTATTACTGACACACTGATTCAATAACAGTCAAATATCTGCCCTTTGCCAGGTTCTACAGtctgatctaaaaaaaaaacatcttatcatacaaaataaaagggggTCCTGCAAACAAAGCAAAGAGCGTTATGATGTTAACAAGTAAACAGTAGGAAAAAGCATGTGTGTCCTTATAATATAAAGAATGCTGCTTTCTCATCCTTATAATCCAACGTCGGTATCAAAAACACGTCGGCCTGAAGTTATTCAGTAACTGAAACCAGAAACTTTGTGACGAGATTAAAAATAATCCCATCTTCATTAAAGTAAAACctttctgtccctctctgttAAACTAtctcagtgtgtaaaatgttagAACCCGAGGATTTTTTAGTTGTcgatttggataaaaaaaagtgacacatcttgataaaaaaaaagactcctgAGCGACAAAGTTCCAGTTCATGTTTCGATATTGTTACGATGATGAAACCGCAGCGTTAGAATCTCACTGAATGGAATGTATATTGTGTCATGAAATACTACACAGCTGTGCGTTTATAATTGTTTGCTTAAGCTCACAGAGCAGAAGGTTATTCTCCAGTTtggaatcagcagcagcagcagcagagttttcCAGCTCTTAGGTGGGTTTTTTAGGAGGTTTTCAGTCCGTTCTTTCCACCAAAGAGACATCCAAGCTTTGGCTGGAGTTCATTCCAAACCTCGCCCATCTGGAATAAACGGGAAGAATATTATCCTTTTTATTATAAAGTTTAGTATtaatcacaaaacaaaaccctcAACAGCCGCTCGGtttaaaaaatcctgaatccATATTTGCATCACCACAAAAATCGGATTATTTCTTCCTTGGGTCGTAACCTACATTCCCaggaaatgtaattaaaaaaatctgttctTTATGCATTTTAAGAAGAGACGGAGAAACGAAcgcagccaaaaaaaacatcatcatccatGACGGAGATGATAATCAAATCCTGAACAACCTCctcacacaaaaataatacacTTAAAATTCAATACTTCAGATGCTTTGGCTTTGTTAAGAGTCGTAATCGTAGGTGATTTATAACAAACATACTCTGTGGCAACCATCATTCACCTATACATCgccatacggctgtttttttgtaaattgcaTCTGTCCGACCCTGGTCTTCACCTTACAAACCCCGACTGTGACTCCTACGACACTACATCTGAATATTCCCAGGTTTACGTTACTATTGAAATGAGGAAAATATCAGATCGAGTTCCTTTGtcagttttttggggggttttttaAAGGCCATTTTAAACCCTCGCGCTGCACAAATACAGACGAGCGTCTGAGGGTTTTGCGATTATCTGCAGACGTGCACACTCACCTCTCTGTGTCCTTGCACCTGAGAGTTAACAAAAGCCCCCAGAATGTGGGATGTGATTGGAAGGTAGGTGAAGATAAGCTGTGTCTCTTGGTGAAGGCAGAACAGGGAGAAGTAGTTACGCAGCTCCATGGTCTGAATGGCGTTCTCTTGCTATTTTTTTGTgcaaaaggag of Solea solea chromosome 16, fSolSol10.1, whole genome shotgun sequence contains these proteins:
- the nudt1 gene encoding oxidized purine nucleoside triphosphate hydrolase isoform X1, whose product is MFSLGSIFTLCLVFPSANVLSHAGEMLSPKLLTLVLVVQPGKVLLGMKKRGFGASRWNGFGGKVEAGETIECAARRELLEESGLTVDALEKIGNIKFEFVGETQLLDVHVFRADAYNGEPTESDEMRPQWFECDKIPFSQMWPDDILWFPLMLQRKKFVGYFKFQGHDTILSHTLKEVEEL
- the nudt1 gene encoding oxidized purine nucleoside triphosphate hydrolase isoform X2 → MLSPKLLTLVLVVQPGKVLLGMKKRGFGASRWNGFGGKVEAGETIECAARRELLEESGLTVDALEKIGNIKFEFVGETQLLDVHVFRADAYNGEPTESDEMRPQWFECDKIPFSQMWPDDILWFPLMLQRKKFVGYFKFQGHDTILSHTLKEVEEL